One genomic region from Halorussus rarus encodes:
- a CDS encoding ABC transporter ATP-binding protein translates to MTLQQNREQRERPAETAAASPDEAPPAIAVEGLRKGFGSGADAVTAVDDVSFAAEAGSVVGLLGPNGAGKTTTIKSILGMVLPDAGDVRIHGVDVYENPRDAYARVDAMLEGARNDYWRLTVRENLRYFATIGGVDPDSIAGRHDRLLDKLGLAEKADVPVRSLSRGMKQKVSLASVLAGGADVVFLDEPTLGLDVESSLTLRRELRRIVAERNLTVVVSSHDMDVIEGICDRVVIMNEGRVVADDTVGNLLRGFDTRGYRVTSPDLDEGVLAGVRDRFDVADVERFGERTRVEVATDSDGFYDLAAYLRGRDVTLDAVDTVEPDLEEAFVELTGGESR, encoded by the coding sequence ATGACGCTCCAGCAGAACCGGGAGCAGCGCGAGCGGCCGGCCGAGACGGCCGCCGCGTCCCCCGACGAGGCGCCGCCCGCCATCGCCGTCGAGGGACTCCGCAAGGGGTTCGGGAGCGGCGCCGACGCGGTCACCGCGGTCGACGACGTCTCGTTCGCGGCCGAGGCGGGCTCGGTCGTCGGACTGCTCGGCCCGAACGGGGCGGGCAAGACGACGACCATCAAGTCGATCCTCGGGATGGTGCTGCCCGACGCGGGGGACGTCCGAATCCACGGCGTCGACGTGTACGAGAACCCGCGCGACGCGTACGCCCGCGTGGACGCGATGCTCGAAGGCGCGCGCAACGATTATTGGCGGCTGACCGTCCGGGAAAACCTCCGGTACTTCGCGACCATCGGTGGGGTCGACCCCGACTCCATCGCCGGCCGCCACGACAGGCTGCTCGACAAGCTCGGCCTCGCGGAGAAGGCCGACGTCCCGGTCCGGAGCCTCTCGCGGGGGATGAAGCAGAAGGTGTCGCTGGCCAGCGTCCTCGCTGGCGGGGCCGACGTCGTCTTCCTCGACGAGCCGACGCTCGGCCTCGACGTCGAGAGCTCGCTGACGCTCCGCCGGGAGCTCCGGCGCATCGTCGCCGAGCGCAACCTCACGGTGGTCGTGAGCAGCCACGACATGGACGTCATCGAGGGCATCTGCGACCGGGTCGTCATCATGAACGAGGGCCGCGTCGTCGCCGACGACACCGTCGGGAACCTCCTCCGGGGCTTCGACACGCGGGGCTACCGCGTCACCAGTCCGGACCTCGACGAGGGCGTGCTGGCCGGCGTCCGCGACCGGTTCGACGTGGCCGACGTCGAACGGTTCGGCGAGCGGACGCGCGTCGAGGTGGCGACCGACAGCGACGGGTTCTACGACCTCGCGGCGTACCTCCGGGGGCGCGACGTCACGCTCGACGCGGTCGACACCGTCGAACCCGACCTGGAGGAGGCGTTCGTCGAACTGACTGGAGGCGAATCGCGATGA
- a CDS encoding succinate dehydrogenase, translating into MAERYSSFRSGSASWFLQRVTAAFLVVVLAFHFFLLHFVNHASEVTFAGTTARMEQWGYLVTMVLFLLTATFHGVNGVYAALLNQGLTGTRKTAVKGVLAVAGLALAGQGVYLALVMSGVM; encoded by the coding sequence ATGGCCGAGCGCTACTCCTCGTTCCGGAGCGGGAGCGCCTCGTGGTTCCTCCAGCGGGTGACGGCGGCGTTCCTCGTCGTGGTCCTGGCGTTCCACTTCTTCCTGCTCCACTTCGTCAACCACGCCTCCGAGGTGACGTTCGCCGGCACGACCGCCCGGATGGAACAGTGGGGCTATCTCGTCACGATGGTCCTGTTCCTGCTGACCGCGACGTTCCACGGCGTCAACGGCGTCTACGCCGCGCTGCTGAACCAGGGTCTGACGGGCACCAGGAAGACCGCAGTGAAGGGCGTTCTCGCCGTCGCCGGCCTCGCGCTGGCGGGCCAGGGCGTCTACCTCGCGCTCGTCATGTCCGGAGTGATGTAA
- a CDS encoding helix-turn-helix transcriptional regulator, producing MSDDDRVVEFVTGSTARRQVLAAVTDGTGSTAAFLDRVSASESAVYGALAELEDRELIRKVRGDEWEPTGTGAVVSELIAEQRRTESVLRADPEYWQTHDATVLPKLFRTSLSALADADVVRATDTDPNRVVREVRRRIESAESVDILAPIYHDEYVAALRSGVDDGSARLVLGTAVVDQLSDTEGAYEEMPESIAVRIRPVSFALTVTDDCALLSLPRLDGSYDSRTEVIAESDAAREWSRWLFERYWTTATDPTDHVESASPD from the coding sequence ATGAGCGACGATGACCGCGTCGTCGAGTTCGTCACCGGGTCGACCGCCCGAAGGCAGGTGCTGGCGGCGGTGACCGACGGGACGGGGTCGACGGCCGCGTTTCTCGACCGCGTGTCGGCGAGCGAGTCGGCGGTGTACGGCGCCCTCGCCGAACTCGAGGACCGCGAACTGATTCGCAAGGTCCGAGGCGACGAGTGGGAACCGACCGGGACGGGTGCGGTCGTCAGCGAACTCATCGCGGAGCAGCGACGGACCGAATCGGTGCTCCGGGCCGACCCCGAGTACTGGCAGACCCACGACGCGACTGTGCTTCCGAAACTCTTCCGGACCTCGCTGTCGGCGCTCGCGGACGCCGACGTGGTCCGGGCGACCGACACCGACCCGAACCGCGTCGTCCGGGAGGTCCGGCGCCGCATCGAGTCGGCCGAGTCGGTCGACATCCTCGCGCCCATCTACCACGACGAGTACGTGGCTGCCCTCCGGTCGGGTGTCGACGACGGGTCGGCGCGCCTGGTTCTGGGGACCGCCGTGGTCGACCAACTGTCCGACACCGAGGGCGCGTACGAGGAGATGCCCGAATCGATAGCGGTCCGCATCCGGCCGGTCTCGTTCGCGCTGACCGTGACCGACGACTGCGCGTTGCTGTCACTGCCCCGCCTCGACGGCTCGTACGACTCGCGGACCGAGGTGATCGCGGAGTCGGACGCCGCCAGGGAGTGGAGTCGGTGGCTGTTCGAGCGGTACTGGACGACCGCCACTGACCCGACGGATCACGTCGAGTCGGCCTCACCCGACTAG
- the sdhC gene encoding succinate dehydrogenase, cytochrome b556 subunit, producing the protein MSQSYNRGLVEDFGRWREFTAGMWAWIFHKFTGWVLIGYLFTHIAVLSTYISGSNAYTDTIQGLESLLVVRVMEVGLLAVAVFHILNGVRLLFVDLGLGLEQQDKSFYASLVVTGVIVLASIPTFLEGAF; encoded by the coding sequence ATGAGTCAATCGTACAATCGAGGCCTCGTCGAAGACTTCGGCCGGTGGCGGGAGTTCACGGCCGGGATGTGGGCCTGGATATTTCACAAGTTCACCGGGTGGGTGCTCATCGGCTACCTGTTCACGCACATCGCCGTGCTGAGTACCTACATCTCCGGTTCGAACGCGTACACCGACACGATCCAGGGGCTCGAGAGCCTGCTCGTCGTCCGGGTGATGGAGGTCGGCCTGCTGGCGGTGGCCGTCTTCCACATCCTGAACGGCGTTCGCCTGCTGTTCGTCGACCTGGGTCTCGGTCTCGAGCAGCAGGACAAGAGCTTCTACGCGTCGCTGGTCGTCACCGGCGTCATCGTGCTGGCGTCCATTCCGACGTTCCTGGAGGGGGCGTTCTAG
- a CDS encoding DUF7344 domain-containing protein yields MMNSNAPDVTDGRAGGGRGVSPALDAALDLLSNRRRRYVLYHLRNRDGAVTLDELAERVASWEGDSGESGDESRVLADLYHSQLPRLADAGAITFDEEEGFVTLADGDDAPLAEYLDIAAREENVA; encoded by the coding sequence ATGATGAACTCGAACGCTCCGGACGTGACCGACGGCCGCGCCGGTGGGGGCCGCGGCGTCTCTCCCGCCCTCGACGCCGCGCTCGACCTGCTCTCGAACCGGCGGCGGCGGTACGTCCTCTATCATCTCCGGAACCGAGACGGTGCCGTCACGCTCGACGAACTCGCCGAGCGGGTCGCCTCGTGGGAGGGTGACTCCGGCGAGTCAGGCGACGAGAGCCGCGTCCTCGCCGACCTCTACCACAGCCAGCTCCCCCGCCTCGCGGACGCGGGTGCGATCACGTTCGACGAGGAGGAGGGGTTCGTCACGCTGGCAGACGGCGACGACGCTCCGCTTGCGGAGTATCTGGACATCGCCGCCCGCGAGGAGAACGTCGCCTGA
- a CDS encoding alpha/beta hydrolase: MHADEIDPQARAAVERQDRFPLPHSRRGLKLLRLITRPAMWIQNRNPPSVGATVDRTIPGPAGDLDARLYLPDEGSFPTVVFFHGGGFVLGSIETHDWLCRHLVRESRCAVLSVDYRLAPEHPFPAAVEDAYAAVEWVAANPGAVRGTGAIAVAGDSAGGNLAAVAALMAAERDGPEIDYQALLYPGVGVEEDQRSVREHGGIVLDQTDLEWFRKCYYVNEIHERNPYADPTNADDVSGVAPATLVTAGYDPLRDGGKAYAEQLVRDGVPTRYRNYEDMVHGFMTLRDVDRTREAIADVADDLSDALGGD; this comes from the coding sequence ATGCACGCCGACGAGATCGACCCGCAGGCCCGGGCGGCGGTCGAACGCCAGGACCGGTTTCCACTTCCGCACAGTCGCCGGGGGCTGAAACTCCTCCGTCTCATCACTCGGCCCGCGATGTGGATACAGAACCGGAACCCGCCGAGCGTCGGCGCGACCGTCGACCGAACGATCCCCGGTCCCGCTGGGGACCTCGACGCCCGCCTCTACCTCCCGGACGAAGGGTCGTTCCCCACGGTCGTGTTCTTCCACGGCGGCGGGTTCGTCCTCGGGAGCATCGAGACCCACGACTGGCTCTGCCGCCACCTCGTTCGGGAGAGCCGCTGCGCCGTGCTCTCGGTCGACTACCGGCTCGCTCCCGAACACCCCTTCCCCGCGGCGGTCGAGGACGCCTACGCCGCGGTCGAGTGGGTAGCTGCGAATCCGGGCGCCGTCCGCGGAACCGGAGCGATCGCCGTCGCGGGCGACTCCGCGGGCGGGAATCTCGCGGCCGTCGCCGCCCTCATGGCCGCCGAGCGCGACGGTCCCGAGATCGACTACCAGGCGCTGCTCTATCCGGGCGTCGGCGTCGAGGAGGACCAGCGATCCGTCAGAGAGCACGGCGGAATCGTCCTCGACCAGACAGACCTCGAGTGGTTCCGGAAGTGCTACTACGTGAACGAGATCCACGAACGCAACCCGTACGCCGACCCGACGAACGCCGACGACGTCTCCGGGGTCGCCCCCGCGACTCTCGTCACCGCCGGCTACGACCCGCTTCGCGACGGTGGGAAAGCGTACGCCGAGCAACTCGTCCGCGACGGCGTTCCCACGCGCTACCGGAACTACGAGGACATGGTCCACGGTTTCATGACGCTCCGCGACGTCGACCGCACGCGCGAGGCCATCGCGGACGTCGCCGACGACCTCTCGGACGCGCTCGGCGGAGACTGA
- a CDS encoding succinate dehydrogenase/fumarate reductase iron-sulfur subunit, with protein sequence MSTQVPEEQEQSETDEQVDAETEVEMGGGASYGDQRRAERDAQREQSVSGAPADIEGETFRLKVFRYDPEVEGKMEPRFDDFAVPRQKGMTVLDALIYARDRYDTTLTFRHSCRQAVCGSDALFINGRQRLGCQTQISDLEEPVRVEPLPHQDVVKDLVVDMEHFYDQMHAVEPFFQPDEEPDGDLEEYRQTRENREKIKMSTRCIWCGACMSSCNIAAGDNQYLGPAAINKAYRFAMDEREGENVKEHRLNVMDQEHGVWRCQTQFSCTNVCPKDIPLTEHIQELKREAVKQNLKFW encoded by the coding sequence ATGAGCACGCAAGTTCCAGAAGAGCAAGAGCAGAGCGAGACCGACGAACAGGTCGACGCCGAGACCGAGGTCGAGATGGGCGGGGGCGCCTCGTACGGCGACCAGCGCCGTGCGGAGCGCGACGCCCAGCGCGAACAGTCGGTGTCGGGCGCGCCCGCGGACATCGAGGGCGAGACCTTCCGGCTGAAGGTGTTCCGCTACGACCCCGAGGTCGAGGGGAAGATGGAGCCGCGGTTCGACGACTTCGCGGTGCCGCGCCAGAAGGGGATGACGGTCCTCGACGCGCTCATCTACGCCCGCGACCGCTACGACACCACGCTGACGTTCCGGCACTCCTGCCGGCAGGCGGTCTGCGGGTCGGACGCGCTGTTCATCAACGGCCGCCAGCGACTCGGCTGCCAGACCCAGATCTCGGACCTCGAGGAACCGGTCCGGGTCGAGCCGCTGCCCCACCAGGACGTTGTCAAGGATCTCGTCGTGGACATGGAGCACTTCTACGACCAGATGCACGCGGTCGAGCCGTTCTTCCAGCCCGACGAGGAGCCCGACGGCGACCTCGAGGAGTACCGACAGACCCGCGAGAACCGCGAGAAGATCAAGATGTCCACGCGGTGCATCTGGTGCGGCGCCTGCATGTCCTCGTGCAACATCGCGGCCGGGGACAACCAGTACCTCGGACCGGCGGCCATCAACAAGGCCTACCGGTTCGCGATGGACGAGCGCGAGGGCGAGAACGTCAAGGAGCACCGGCTCAACGTGATGGACCAGGAGCACGGCGTCTGGCGGTGCCAGACCCAGTTCTCCTGCACCAACGTCTGTCCGAAGGACATCCCGCTGACCGAGCACATCCAGGAGCTCAAGCGCGAAGCGGTGAAGCAGAACCTGAAATTCTGGTAG
- a CDS encoding ATP-grasp domain-containing protein, whose protein sequence is MTADGSTARVGVLSLHNSKETKAILNAIEDLGHEPFWLREENTAIRVRDGEVRLEPDVDVIANRLLLSNTEQPSEALGLAKTYDSVLPVLNDPSSVMTAIHKFSTATALADAGIQVPDALLALSNDRLNDGRSDFGEEAVYKTAIGTHGGGTWKVGPDELVNPRVGDRQAFLQELIERDEGEHRDLRVYVVGDRIVGAMNRYAPENDWRTNVALGGDVEDATDNLPREVARIARDAAETIGLDYAGVDLIEGHDGWYVLEVNPTAGFKGLFKATGLSAAPYIAQLAIERAGGTVDEARVEDLTVSLDDSVPACKPRPKETGATEPVVIGYTEEVILSGTSGSETVVAKSDTGATRTSIDTKLAAEIGAGPIKSIARVKSGSSKSSRSRPVVDVVVGVGGNRHTVTASIEDRGHMDYPVLLGRDILKHYQVNVQKRVDAEEETEEEEEESQE, encoded by the coding sequence ATGACTGCAGACGGGTCAACGGCGCGGGTCGGAGTTCTCAGTCTCCACAACAGCAAGGAAACGAAGGCTATTCTGAACGCTATCGAGGATCTGGGGCACGAGCCGTTCTGGCTCCGCGAGGAGAACACGGCGATACGGGTGCGGGACGGTGAGGTCCGCCTCGAACCCGACGTGGACGTCATCGCGAACCGACTGCTGCTCTCGAACACCGAGCAGCCCTCGGAGGCGCTCGGGCTGGCCAAGACCTACGACTCGGTGCTGCCGGTGCTCAACGATCCGAGCTCGGTCATGACCGCGATCCACAAGTTCTCGACAGCGACCGCGCTCGCCGACGCCGGTATCCAGGTCCCCGACGCCCTGCTCGCGCTGTCGAACGACCGGCTCAACGACGGCCGGAGCGACTTCGGCGAGGAGGCGGTGTACAAGACCGCCATCGGGACCCACGGCGGCGGGACCTGGAAGGTCGGCCCCGACGAACTGGTCAACCCCCGGGTCGGCGACCGTCAGGCGTTCCTCCAGGAGCTCATCGAGCGCGACGAGGGCGAGCACCGCGACCTCCGGGTGTACGTGGTCGGCGACCGCATCGTCGGCGCGATGAACCGCTACGCGCCGGAGAACGACTGGCGGACCAACGTCGCGCTGGGCGGTGACGTCGAGGACGCGACCGACAACCTTCCCCGGGAGGTCGCCCGCATCGCCCGGGACGCCGCCGAGACCATCGGCCTCGACTACGCCGGCGTCGACCTCATCGAGGGCCACGACGGCTGGTACGTCCTCGAGGTCAACCCGACCGCCGGCTTCAAGGGGCTGTTCAAGGCGACCGGCCTGAGCGCGGCGCCGTACATCGCCCAGTTGGCCATCGAGCGGGCGGGCGGCACCGTCGACGAGGCGAGGGTCGAGGACCTGACCGTCTCGCTGGACGACTCGGTGCCGGCCTGCAAGCCCCGTCCGAAGGAGACCGGCGCGACCGAGCCCGTCGTCATCGGCTACACCGAGGAGGTCATCCTGAGCGGCACCAGCGGCTCGGAGACGGTGGTCGCCAAGTCCGACACCGGCGCGACCCGGACCAGCATCGACACCAAGCTGGCCGCCGAGATCGGCGCCGGCCCGATCAAGAGCATCGCGAGGGTCAAGTCGGGCAGCAGCAAGTCCAGCCGGTCGCGGCCGGTCGTCGACGTGGTCGTCGGCGTCGGCGGGAACCGCCACACGGTGACCGCGAGCATCGAAGACCGCGGCCACATGGACTACCCGGTGCTGCTCGGTCGGGACATCCTGAAGCACTACCAGGTCAACGTCCAGAAGCGGGTGGACGCCGAGGAGGAGACCGAAGAGGAAGAAGAAGAGTCTCAGGAGTGA
- a CDS encoding succinylglutamate desuccinylase/aspartoacylase family protein produces the protein MTGSDGDPDAFTYNGGIVEPGETQNIRYGISETYLGDPVRIPVTIVNGVEPGPTVFLSAAAHGDELNGIEVVREVAHEWNHDDLCGTLVCLPVLNVPGFLAQERYLPIYDRDLNRSFPGREGSTSAKRMAYQIFRNFLAPCDIGLDFHTSTRGRTNMLHVRADMADPEVTRLAKAFGSNVVISSEGPTGTLRREATDFGIPTITIEMGEAHRFQREFIDRSLEGVESVLAEYGVHRTQAVKWPGWRTVIDDDKEKTWIRADAGGLVDMHHDRGSLVYEGDTICTITNPFKTDSEPVEAPFTGLLVGVLENPVVYPGNPLCHMVELSAKTRRALKRDRARNETAETPTPPPANPSAR, from the coding sequence ATGACCGGTTCGGACGGAGACCCGGACGCGTTCACCTACAACGGCGGCATCGTCGAACCGGGCGAGACCCAGAACATCCGGTACGGCATCAGCGAGACGTACCTGGGTGATCCGGTCCGGATCCCGGTCACCATCGTCAACGGTGTCGAGCCCGGACCGACGGTGTTCCTCTCGGCGGCGGCCCACGGCGACGAGCTCAACGGCATTGAGGTGGTCCGGGAGGTCGCCCACGAGTGGAACCACGACGACCTCTGCGGGACGCTGGTCTGCCTCCCGGTGCTCAACGTGCCGGGCTTCCTGGCCCAGGAGCGGTACCTCCCCATCTACGACCGGGACCTCAACCGGTCGTTTCCGGGTCGGGAGGGGTCGACCAGCGCCAAGCGGATGGCCTACCAGATCTTCCGGAACTTCCTGGCGCCGTGCGACATCGGCCTGGACTTCCACACGTCGACGCGGGGCCGGACCAACATGCTCCACGTCCGGGCCGACATGGCCGACCCCGAGGTGACGCGCCTCGCCAAAGCGTTCGGGTCCAACGTGGTCATCTCCTCGGAGGGGCCGACGGGGACGCTCCGCCGCGAGGCGACCGACTTCGGCATCCCGACCATCACCATCGAGATGGGCGAGGCCCACCGGTTCCAGCGCGAATTCATCGACCGGAGCCTCGAGGGCGTCGAGAGCGTCCTCGCGGAGTACGGCGTCCACCGGACCCAGGCGGTGAAGTGGCCGGGGTGGCGGACCGTCATCGACGACGACAAGGAGAAGACCTGGATCCGCGCCGACGCGGGCGGACTGGTCGACATGCACCACGATCGGGGGTCGCTGGTGTACGAGGGCGACACCATCTGCACGATCACCAATCCGTTCAAGACCGACAGCGAACCCGTCGAGGCGCCCTTCACCGGCCTGCTCGTCGGCGTGCTGGAGAACCCCGTCGTCTACCCCGGGAACCCGCTGTGCCACATGGTGGAACTCTCGGCGAAGACCCGGCGGGCCCTCAAGCGCGACCGCGCCCGGAACGAGACCGCCGAGACGCCCACGCCGCCGCCCGCGAACCCGAGCGCGCGGTGA
- a CDS encoding ABC transporter permease: MTDRRPVDASNPTDATSNSVEASRGDADDPRRAGYLRLARAVLYREYLVFVRYPANAVGGIVVSLFFFGLLFYGGRMVAGRALTDSMEGLVVGYFLWTLSVGAYSAISNDIGSEVQWGTLERHVMTPFGFAPVAFVKGIAKLVRTFITSTVILAAMLVVTGTSLSINVLTVVPVAVLSVASVLGLGFAAGGVTVLYKRIGSWLNLLQFGFVILISAPAFGLGWTRFLPLALGSSMLQRAMVDGTRLWEFPPADLAVLVGTAVGYVVLGYAVFEYATRRARRLGVLGDY, encoded by the coding sequence ATGACCGACCGCCGACCGGTCGACGCGTCGAATCCGACCGACGCGACGTCGAACTCGGTCGAGGCGTCGCGGGGCGACGCCGACGACCCTCGGCGGGCGGGCTACCTCCGGCTCGCGCGGGCCGTGCTCTACCGGGAGTACCTCGTCTTCGTCCGCTACCCGGCTAACGCTGTCGGCGGCATCGTCGTCTCGCTGTTCTTCTTCGGCCTGCTGTTCTACGGCGGGCGGATGGTGGCCGGGCGGGCGCTGACCGACTCGATGGAGGGACTCGTCGTCGGCTACTTCCTCTGGACGCTGTCGGTCGGCGCCTACTCGGCCATCTCCAACGACATCGGCAGCGAGGTCCAGTGGGGCACCCTCGAGCGCCACGTGATGACGCCGTTCGGGTTCGCGCCCGTCGCCTTCGTCAAGGGGATCGCGAAGCTGGTCCGGACGTTCATCACCTCGACGGTCATCCTCGCGGCGATGCTGGTCGTGACCGGGACGTCGCTCAGCATCAACGTCCTGACGGTCGTGCCGGTCGCCGTCCTCAGCGTTGCCTCCGTGCTGGGACTCGGGTTCGCGGCCGGCGGCGTCACGGTGCTGTACAAGCGGATCGGGAGCTGGCTCAATCTGCTCCAGTTCGGGTTCGTGATACTCATCTCCGCGCCGGCGTTCGGCCTCGGCTGGACCAGGTTCCTGCCGCTCGCGCTCGGTAGCTCCATGCTCCAGCGGGCGATGGTCGACGGCACTCGCCTCTGGGAGTTCCCGCCGGCGGACCTGGCGGTCCTCGTCGGCACTGCCGTCGGGTACGTGGTGCTCGGCTACGCCGTCTTCGAGTACGCGACCCGACGGGCCCGGCGGCTCGGCGTCCTCGGTGACTACTGA
- a CDS encoding DNA-3-methyladenine glycosylase family protein produces the protein MTDEAIAALETDAYLGSLVEEYGPLTIDPAEDFFERFVVSILRQQVSMASAAATRERLFEAVEVTPEGILAADPEVLRDAGLSRQKTDYVRNVAEAFLEEGYSRAYFADMTDEEVAAELTSITGVGAWTADMQLMFSLGRPDVFPVGDLGVRKGMEALFDDELTRAEMVEAAERWAPYRSYASLYLWRADEDVTESVGEVTNL, from the coding sequence ATGACCGACGAAGCGATCGCCGCACTCGAGACCGACGCCTACCTCGGATCCCTGGTCGAGGAGTACGGGCCGCTGACCATAGACCCCGCCGAGGACTTCTTCGAACGATTCGTCGTCTCCATCCTGCGCCAGCAGGTGTCGATGGCGTCGGCGGCGGCGACCCGCGAGCGGCTGTTCGAGGCGGTCGAGGTGACCCCGGAGGGGATCCTCGCGGCCGACCCCGAGGTGCTGCGCGACGCCGGCCTCTCCCGGCAGAAGACCGACTACGTCCGGAACGTGGCCGAGGCGTTCCTCGAGGAGGGCTACTCGCGGGCGTACTTCGCCGACATGACCGACGAGGAGGTGGCGGCCGAGCTCACGTCCATCACGGGCGTCGGGGCGTGGACCGCGGACATGCAGCTCATGTTCTCGCTCGGCCGCCCGGACGTCTTCCCGGTCGGCGACCTGGGCGTCCGGAAGGGGATGGAGGCGCTGTTCGACGACGAACTGACCCGGGCCGAGATGGTCGAGGCGGCCGAGCGATGGGCGCCGTACCGGAGCTACGCGAGTCTCTACCTCTGGCGGGCCGACGAGGACGTCACCGAGAGCGTCGGCGAGGTGACGAACCTGTAG